One Williamwhitmania taraxaci genomic window, TTGCACAGTAACCTAGAGTTATTACAAACAAAAAAAATTAGTTATGAAAACGCCCTCAGCACCCCTGAAAATTACATGGATTATTGGTTTAATCCTTGGTATACTCGGAATTATCGGTCATTACTTCCACGTTGAATTCTTGACGGAATACAATTACATTCTACTGCTGATTGGATTTGTTGCGCTAGCTGTTGGGACTACATTCAAAGGGCTGTAATTTGGCATTTCAAATTGCCTTGTAATAAAAGAAGGATGGTGGTTCCGGTTATGCAAGCATAACCTGAGCTGCTATCCTTCTTAATGTTTTCGGCCCATGCTGAAATGAATGTCCTTAAGAAGCGAAAGGGTCGTTAAGCACGCAATCAATCTTGCCGAGCATGGGCTAAGCCTTCGGGTCTACTATGCGAGCCTAGTAACTAAGAATGCTGAACGGATTCAATAGTCACTAAACAAATTAACCTGTCGCCCCATTAATCAAATCGCTATCTTTGTGCGGTAATAGTATGTCAGTTTAGATACTGAGGAAGAACAAAAACACAAAAAACAACTTCAATGAGCAACGAAAACAAGTGCCCAAAATGCAATTCAGCAAATACCTATCAAGACGCGAATATGTGGATTTGCCCCGATTGTTTTCATGAATGGGATCCCGCTGAGTCGGCACAAGCGGCCGAAGAAGAAGCAAAGGCAGATATGGCATTGGATTGTAATGGAAATGCGCTTGTTTCGGGCGATTCCATAACCGTTATCAAAGATCTGAAAGTAAAAGGTATTCTATCGGGAATTAAAGCCGGGACAAAGGCAAAGAATATTCGCATTGTTGAAGGCAACGATGGACACAATGTTTCGTGCAAAATTGATGGCATTGGCGCAATGTATTTGAAGTCGGAATTTGTTAAGAAAGCGTAACTTTTCCGTGGTTCAAAAAGGAGGGACATGCATTGCTGCATCGTCCCTCCTTTTTTGCACTATAGTTCAGCTGCCGTTTTTACGTGCATTATTAGCATATTGTAAATGGTTGTCTAGTGTCGGATTCTTTTGCATGAACATTTTTGCGGCAGTCATGTTATATTGACAATCCTGCTAGAGTAGGAGCACCAATATGAAATAATAGTAGTATTTTCGACATACGAAACCAAATTAAAACTCAAAAGCATGAAACGCAAAGCAACAGCCAAATGGAATGGCACCGGATTGGAAGGAAAAGGATCTTTAACTTCACCAAGCGGTGTCCTAAATAATACTCCCTATAACTTTACTGCAAGGTTTAAGGATGAGGAAGGAAAGTCGGGCACAAACCCCGAGGAGTTAATTGCAGCTGCCCATGCAGGTTGCTTCAATATGGCTCTGAGCTTTCAAATTGCGGGTGCTGGCTTCACCGCCGATGAGTTGATAACCGAAGCGGTTGTTAATCTCGACCAGGTAGATGGTGGCTTTGCCGTTACTGGCATTGAACTGAAACTTACCGGAAAAGTTGCCGGAATGACAGAGGAGAAGTTTATGGAGCTGGCCAATGCGGCTAAGGCTGGTTGTCCTATCTCGAAATTATTAAGCGCAGTTCCTATTACTCTTTCGGCAAAGTTTGTAAAATAGCTTACATAACTCAAGCTCTAGCCCCGGTTGCGCCTTGCGTGTGCCGGGGTTTTTTATGCGATTTATTTTGAGGAAAGATGTTGATGTGCCGTGATAGTTTATTCTCTACGCATGTTATGAATCTGCTATCTTTGCACTACAAATCAATTCATGTAGCATCTTGTCTCAAAGCTCAATTTCTTCGTCCGAAAAGCCGGGATTGCATCCCCGCAATGCACACCGGTTTTCGTATAATTTTCCGGAGTTGATTGCCTGCTGTAGCGAGTTGGCGCCGTTTGTGTTTGTGAACCCATACGGGAACGAGTCTATCGACTTTGCCAACCCTGATGCTGTAAAGGCGCTAAATAAAGCATTGCTGAGCCATTTCTACAATATAAAGAATTGGGATATCCCAGTTAACTATCTCTGTCCGCCCATTCCGGGTAGAGCCGACTATATTCATTATCTCGCCGATTTGCTCGCCGACTACAACGATGGGATTATTCCTCGAGGCGAGAAGCTGGTGGGACTCGATGTAGGCGTGGGGGCCAACTGCGTTTATCCAATCATTGGACGAAAGGAGTATGGCTGGAGTTTTGTAGGTTCCGATATCGATAGTGTTGCCGTAGCGTCGGCCCAGCGCATCGTCGATTCCAATCCGGTCTTGTCAAACGGGGTTACTATTCGGTTGCAACCATCCTCAAAGGATATCTTTGCAGGGATAATTCAATCGGGTGAACAGTTCGACTTTACCCTTTGCAATCCGCCATTTCATGCATCACCCGAAGAGGCTGCCGCGGGTAGCGAGCGCAAGCACCGAAACCTTGGGCTAGATAGAAAAAGTAAGCCAGTGCTTAACTTTGGTGGGCAAAACAATGAGCTGTGGTGCGAGGGAGGCGAGGAGGCTTTTCTGCGTAGGATGGTGGAGCAGAGCGCCACGATTTCAACCCAATGCTTCTGGTTTACTTCGCTGGTATCAAAGAGTGCGAGCCTGCCTGCTGTATACAACGCACTTCGTGCTGCCCATGCATGGGAGGTGCATACCATCGATATGGCGCAAGGGCAAAAGATTAGCCGTATAGTTGCCTGGACTTTCCTGAAGGACGAAGAGCAGGAGAAGTGGTGTAAGAAGCGCTGGGGACAGTAGTTTGCTCTCTGGAATTTGGCGTTTGACTCAGCCTTTCCATATGCACCAGATGGTAATTGAGCGCGGTCTATTTCCTGTCGGCAGTGGATATTAGTTACAGTTGCGTTGTAAAATAAAAAAAGGGCCGAAGCCCTTTTTTTTATTTGTTGTCAGTTCTTTTATTTTTTCTTCTTCTTGCTGGTCTCATCAAGGAATGACACATCTCCAGCAAAAGATCCGGAAAGCTTTTTACCCAATATTGTTTTGCAATCGATGGTTGCAATAATCCCGGAGCCATTTGTTGTAAATACAACAGTTCCGGAGGTAATGGTATCACTCAATACAGAACTGTCCGTTTGGAAGTTGAGGCTGTCATAAAATACACCATATACAATATTTTGTATTCCATTGTCTTGGCTCAGTCTTCCGAACTTATAAATGCCGGGACAAGGCGAAAGTTTGTTTCTGGATTCGAGCGAAAAATAAATGAAATTACCTATCCCTATCGCGGTGTCCTTTGTTACTTTAATTTCGGACGAAAGCATCATGAAGTCAAAATCGTAGGTGGTATCGTTGGATTCTTGAACACCAAAATCCACAAAGAAGGCTTGGGTGAATTTGTAAGTAGTGTCGTTATAGTATATATTTCCACGAACGGGAATGCTGTTGTCGTCTTTGCTGCAACCGGTTGCTAGGGCTCCTACTAATACAACTGCTATAAGTAAATTTAAATAGCTGCGATTCATAATTATCTTAAGTAAAAGAGATCATACCTACTCGTAAAGCTTTTCGGTAACCGCTTGCTGATAAAACCTAAATGCAATCTAAAACTAAAGTAAAGGTAATATATTAGTTTTAATTCTTACCGTATTTTTTAATGTGGGAGGATGTTCTTCTTCATTTCAATGGTTTTACTACGAATTAGGTTCGTAAATTGTTTCGCATTAGTCTGTTCATTCTGTAATTATTTAACCAATTGGTATTAAATCGGTTTAATTACACTTTGTGGCTCGATTATTTGCAGGGAGTTCGTTGCTGTGCTTATCTTTGGTTTTTAAAAATTTGATATATGGTTCAGGTTATCGTATTTTATTCAGTTCTGCCAATCTTCGAGTCACCCTATACTACTCTGTTTTCGAAGGTAAGGGAAAATGTGCTAAAGGAGGATGGATGCATTCAGTATGAACTTTTCGTCTCCCCCTTTAATCCGCTTCGCTTTTGTTTGGTGGAAAAATGGGTTTCGCAAACAGCGCTCGATGCTCACCTTACCACTAATCATATGGCCGATTACTTCGCACAGAGTCGTGACTTCTTTACCGACAAACCAATAATTGAGATTAAGGATATTGTGAACGAAAGATACCTTTAGTTATTGATGTTTTAATTCATAATAGTATTGAGTATGCCAATCAAAACTACGCAGCCACCGCAAGAGGTGTTTGTTTGCCCATCGTGTCATAAGAAATTGACATTTAGCAAGGTAATGTATGTTGCTAAGGATTCGAAGGTGATTTGCAACCATTGTAATGTCGTGTTAACACCCGGAAATATAAACACAGGAGCCTTATACATTGGGGTGATGTTATTAACGGTCGTTTTTGGCTTTTTTCTATCTATGCTTCTTCAGCCTATTGTGTTTCCGGAGTCTCGTTTTATGGGTCGCATAATGCTGTATTTTCCAATAATGGTTGGGGTGTACACTTTGTTGGCATACATCATGTTTTATCGGAAGATTTGGTTCAAGAAGCGTGAAAGCTAGGAGGCGATATCTCCAACTGTCTACTTCAGTCTTCGGACTTAATCTCATCTAACTTCGGTTTAACTTTCGATTAACCTCTGTAATCGCTACATTTGGCTTTTTAATCCTCTCAAAAATGATAACCTTCGATTCCGCATTCGATATAGTTCTCAGCTACGTAAAACCTCTAACCGCGGAGGTGGTTGATCTATACTCCGCTTTGGGGCGAGTTTTAGCGGAGCCAATAGTCTCGGACATGGATATGCCCCCCTTCGATAAGTCGGCGGTGGATGGCTATGCCTGTCGAAAATCGGATATGGCGAATCTTCTCGAGGTTCTGGAGGTGATTGCGGCCGGACAGGTGCCTACAAAAAACATTGGAGAGAATCAGTGCACTAAGATTATGACCGGTGCAATGCTTCCAGTTGGTGCCGATTGTGTTTTGATGGTTGAGGATACCGAGCAGGTCGGTTGTAAGCATATAAAGTATAAAAGCACTAGTGTAAAAAATAATATT contains:
- a CDS encoding zinc ribbon domain-containing protein YjdM, producing MSNENKCPKCNSANTYQDANMWICPDCFHEWDPAESAQAAEEEAKADMALDCNGNALVSGDSITVIKDLKVKGILSGIKAGTKAKNIRIVEGNDGHNVSCKIDGIGAMYLKSEFVKKA
- a CDS encoding OsmC family protein translates to MKRKATAKWNGTGLEGKGSLTSPSGVLNNTPYNFTARFKDEEGKSGTNPEELIAAAHAGCFNMALSFQIAGAGFTADELITEAVVNLDQVDGGFAVTGIELKLTGKVAGMTEEKFMELANAAKAGCPISKLLSAVPITLSAKFVK
- the rlmF gene encoding 23S rRNA (adenine(1618)-N(6))-methyltransferase RlmF is translated as MSQSSISSSEKPGLHPRNAHRFSYNFPELIACCSELAPFVFVNPYGNESIDFANPDAVKALNKALLSHFYNIKNWDIPVNYLCPPIPGRADYIHYLADLLADYNDGIIPRGEKLVGLDVGVGANCVYPIIGRKEYGWSFVGSDIDSVAVASAQRIVDSNPVLSNGVTIRLQPSSKDIFAGIIQSGEQFDFTLCNPPFHASPEEAAAGSERKHRNLGLDRKSKPVLNFGGQNNELWCEGGEEAFLRRMVEQSATISTQCFWFTSLVSKSASLPAVYNALRAAHAWEVHTIDMAQGQKISRIVAWTFLKDEEQEKWCKKRWGQ
- a CDS encoding putative quinol monooxygenase, yielding MVQVIVFYSVLPIFESPYTTLFSKVRENVLKEDGCIQYELFVSPFNPLRFCLVEKWVSQTALDAHLTTNHMADYFAQSRDFFTDKPIIEIKDIVNERYL